A single window of Eucalyptus grandis isolate ANBG69807.140 chromosome 1, ASM1654582v1, whole genome shotgun sequence DNA harbors:
- the LOC104428044 gene encoding 2-alkenal reductase (NADP(+)-dependent)-like, whose product MAGENEEAVRNKQVILRDHVSGFPKDTNMELRESTMKLRLLEGSNGLLVKNLYLSCDPYMKFRMTKPDVPDYVQAFRPGSLITGYGVARVLESGHPDFKKGDLLWGLTGWEEYTLITAPETCFKIEHTNVPLSYYTGLLGTTGMTAYAGFFEVCSPKKGETVFISAASGAVGQLVGQFAKLFGCYVVGSAGSKEKVDLLKNKFGFDDAFNYKEELDLDAALKRCFPEGIDIYFENVGGKMLDAVLLSMKLHGRIAVCGMISQYNLEQPEGIHNLTNFILKRIRMEGFVVSDYYHLYPKFLEMVLPQIKEGKIVYVEDTAEGLENAPTALIGLFSGRNVGKQVVVVSHE is encoded by the exons ATGGCGGGCGAGAATGAGGAGGCAGTGAGGAACAAGCAAGTGATATTGAGGGACCACGTGAGTGGTTTCCCCAAGGATACGAACATGGAGTTGCGTGAGTCGACCATGAAGTTGCGTCTCCTGGAGGGCTCGAACGGCCTTCTCGTGAAAAATCTCTACTTGTCCTGCGACCCTTACATGAAGTTCCGCATGACGAAGCCCGACGTCCCGGATTATGTCCAAGCCTTCAGACCTGGTTCG CTTATCACTGGATATGGAGTAGCTAGAGTTTTGGAATCCGGGCATCCAGACTTCAAGAAAGGcgacttgctttggggtttaaCCGGATGGGAGGAGTATACGCTAATTACTGCACCAGAGACTTGCTTCAAGATTGAACACACCAATGTGCCTCTGTCTTACTACACTGGCCTTTTGG GTACGACTGGCATGACAGCTTATGCCGGTTTTTTCGAAGTATGCTCTCCTAAGAAAGGAGAGACTGTTTTCATATCAGCGGCATCGGGAGCTGTTGGTCAGCTTGTTGGCCAGTTTGCAAAGTTGTTCGGTTGTTATGTTGTTGGCAGCGCTGGTAGCAAAGAGAAG gttGATTTGCTGAAGAACAAGTTTGGATTCGATGATGCTTTCAACTACAAGGAGGAACTGGATCTGGATGCAGCACTGAAAAG ATGCTTCCCCGAGGGTATCGATATCTACTTCGAAAACGTTGGCGGAAAGATGCTCGATGCGGTGCTGCTCAGCATGAAACTTCATGGCCGAATCGCGGTTTGTGGAATGATCTCACAGTACAATCTCGAGCAGCCCGAAGGCATACacaacttgacaaattttatccTGAAGCGGATTCGGATGGAAGGTTTCGTGGTATCCGATTACTATCATCTCTACCCAAAGTTCCTGGAGATGGTATTGCCTCAGATCAAAGAGGGGAAGATTGTGTATGTGGAAGACACTGCCGAAGGTCTTGAGAATGCTCCGACAGCTCTCATCGGGCTGTTCTCCGGCCGCAATGTCGGGAAACAAGTGGTGGTGGTTTCTCACGAATGA